In Daucus carota subsp. sativus chromosome 4, DH1 v3.0, whole genome shotgun sequence, one DNA window encodes the following:
- the LOC108215684 gene encoding protein THYLAKOID FORMATION1, chloroplastic: MAAITSLSFAALTNQSCDRKLSVPCTHFVPNFDACRFGLRVSTHSNASASRLVVRCMSSATDVPTVSQTKANFLQAYKRPIPSIYNTVLQELIVQHHLMRYKRTHCYDAVFALGFVTVYDRLMEGYQSDEDREAIFRAYIKALQEDPEQYRSDAQKLEEWARSQTASTLVDFSTKEGDVESILKDIAERAKTKASFSYSRFFAIGLFRLLELANGTEPTILEKLCAALNIDKRSVDRDLDVYRNLLTKLVQAKELLKEYVEREKKKAEERTGSQTASEAVTKCVGEYQYLGL, encoded by the exons ATGGCAGCTATAACTTCACTATCCTTTGCAGCACTTACTAATCAATCCTGTGACAGGAAACTCTCTGTTCCTTGTACTCACTTTGTTCCTAATTTTGATGCATGTCGGTTCGGTCTTCGAGTTTCGACTCACTCTAATGCGAGTGCCTCACGTTTGGTAGTTCGTTGCATGTCTTCTGCAACAG ATGTACCCACTGTGTCTCAAACAAAAGCCAATTTCCTTCAGGCCTACAAGCGACCTATTCCAAGTATTTATAATACTGTGCTGCAAGAGCTTATAGTGCAGCATCATCTGATGAGGTACAAAAGGACACATTGTTATGACGCAGTATTTGCGCTCGGTTTTGTGACTGTGTATGATCGACTTATGGAAGGATATCAAAGTGATGAGGATCGGGAGGCTATCTTTAGAGCATATATAAAGGCACTACAAGAAGACCCTGAGCAATACAG GAGCGATGCCCAAAAACTTGAGGAATGGGCTCGTTCACAGACCGCCAGTACCTTGGTCGATTTTTCTACAAAAGAAGGAGATGTTGAAAGCATTTTAAAGGACATTGCAGAAAGGGCCAAGACTAAAGCAAGCTTTAGCTACAGCCGATTCTTTGCAATTGGCCTCTTCCGTCTTCTTGAATTGGCAAATGGAACAGAACCCACCATTTTAGAAAAG CTATGTGCAGCGCTTAATATAGACAAAAGAAGTGTTGATCGCGATCTTGATGTATACCGTAATCTTCTCACAAAGTTGGTTCAAGCAAAAGAGCTTTTAAAGGAATATGTAGAGAG agaaaagaaaaaagcagAAGAAAGAACAGGATCGCAAACAGCCAGCGAGGCTGTTACAAAATGCGTGGGGGAATACCAATACCTTGGATTGTAA
- the LOC108216704 gene encoding probable small nuclear ribonucleoprotein F, which produces MATVPVNPKPFLNNLTGKRVIVKLKWGMEYKGFLVSVDSYMNLQLANSEEYIDGQFTGNLGEILIRCNNVLYMRGVPEDEDLEDADHD; this is translated from the exons ATGGCT ACTGTACCAGTTAATCCCAAGCCATTCTTGAACAATTTAACTGGAAAGCGTGTCATAGTGAAACTCAAGTGGGGAATGGAATACAAAG GATTCCTTGTCTCTGTGGATTCATACATGAATTTGCAG CTTGCAAACTCCGAAGAATATATTGATGGACAGTTCACAGGAAACCTTGGAGAGATACTGATCAG GTGTAACAATGTTCTATATATGCGCGGGGTGCCAGAGGATGAGGACCTGGAGGATGCGGATCACGACTAG